The Bacillus xiapuensis genome window below encodes:
- a CDS encoding sulfite exporter TauE/SafE family protein, with translation MEWFVLIAIGLAAGSLGALVGLGGGIIIVPALLFFATSTSLLMNLSPQQAVGTSLVIMIFTGLSSTLAYMKHKTVDYKSGLIFFAGSGPGGIAGAYVNKMLDMDSFNIYFGFFMILMAFVLMIRSKVKPLPSRQRGGILREFTEPDGDVYTYSFQPGTALIIAFIVGFCSGIFGIGGGSLMVPAMILLFSFPPHVAVATSMFMIFLSALVSSVTHVALGNVVWLYAAALIPGAWFGAKFGAYLNSRLKSNTLVLVLRVILIMVGIRLIYQGLV, from the coding sequence ATGGAATGGTTCGTGTTGATTGCGATCGGATTGGCTGCCGGATCGCTCGGAGCGCTTGTAGGGCTTGGCGGAGGCATCATCATTGTGCCCGCTTTATTATTTTTCGCGACATCGACAAGCCTGCTGATGAACCTGTCGCCGCAGCAGGCTGTCGGCACATCGCTCGTCATTATGATCTTCACAGGCCTGTCCTCGACGCTTGCCTATATGAAGCATAAGACGGTGGATTATAAAAGCGGATTGATTTTCTTTGCTGGCAGCGGACCGGGGGGGATTGCCGGTGCCTATGTAAATAAAATGCTGGACATGGACTCATTCAATATTTATTTTGGCTTTTTTATGATTCTAATGGCGTTCGTGTTAATGATCCGTTCGAAGGTTAAGCCGCTGCCTTCCAGACAAAGAGGAGGCATATTGCGGGAATTTACTGAGCCGGACGGGGATGTTTATACATATAGTTTTCAGCCGGGAACGGCCTTGATCATTGCGTTTATCGTAGGATTCTGTTCAGGAATCTTCGGAATAGGCGGCGGCTCGTTAATGGTGCCAGCGATGATTTTGTTATTTTCGTTCCCTCCCCATGTTGCAGTAGCGACATCAATGTTTATGATTTTTTTGTCGGCGCTTGTCAGTTCAGTCACTCATGTGGCGCTGGGAAACGTGGTCTGGCTCTATGCCGCTGCATTAATTCCAGGCGCTTGGTTTGGCGCGAAGTTTGGCGCCTATTTAAATTCAAGGCTGAAATCCAATACGCTCGTCTTGGTGCTGCGAGTCATTCTGATCATGGTCGGCATCCGCTTGATTTATCAAGGGCTTGTTTGA
- a CDS encoding YutD family protein: MVCIHNHCYEIIDQHNNGFNEEVFRERYSEILTKYDYIVGDWGYGQLRLKGFYEDKNPKAAFDSKISTVKEYLYEYCNFGCAYFVAKKVNK, translated from the coding sequence ATGGTTTGTATTCATAATCACTGCTATGAAATCATTGACCAGCATAACAACGGGTTTAATGAAGAGGTGTTTCGTGAACGGTACAGTGAAATTTTAACGAAGTATGATTATATTGTGGGGGATTGGGGCTACGGCCAGCTCCGGCTGAAAGGGTTTTATGAGGATAAAAATCCGAAGGCTGCCTTTGATTCCAAAATCAGCACAGTGAAGGAGTATTTATATGAGTACTGCAATTTCGGCTGCGCCTATTTTGTCGCAAAAAAAGTGAATAAATAG
- a CDS encoding MetS family NSS transporter small subunit, translating to MDGSAVVMMITGVAIIWGGLAASIVHAMMQAKKAE from the coding sequence ATGGATGGAAGCGCAGTGGTAATGATGATTACGGGTGTCGCGATTATTTGGGGAGGGCTTGCCGCAAGCATCGTCCACGCGATGATGCAAGCAAAGAAAGCCGAATAA
- a CDS encoding DUF3055 domain-containing protein: MTERFFLYDDTEQTKTRFVSFMGEHQRYDLALIQTERYYGKRLVLDIQGGRFAIIGHDDLEEPGYVEEAFKMPAEEAEELRAFLYEVL; this comes from the coding sequence GTGACTGAAAGATTTTTTCTTTATGATGATACGGAACAAACGAAAACGAGATTTGTCAGCTTTATGGGGGAGCATCAGCGTTACGATCTCGCTCTCATACAGACGGAAAGGTATTACGGGAAACGGCTGGTGCTCGACATCCAAGGCGGACGTTTTGCCATTATCGGCCATGATGATTTAGAAGAACCGGGCTATGTGGAGGAGGCCTTCAAGATGCCCGCAGAGGAAGCGGAAGAATTGCGCGCCTTTCTTTATGAAGTCCTGTAG
- a CDS encoding M23 family metallopeptidase — protein sequence MKKASFHRINSKSLTWEGVLLLKLAVLFFLCFPLLAVPAAAEETNRDQQMYQQRMQLFKKMEAVTSIPWYYYAGIDQYERNLRFVRKDLPKPKDGISIYIPKEKWTGLLNPNKEDTSPLTIAAFQGIGADGNGDGLAERMNSEDIIAAVGRYLLSYGTDHDSIKIALWRYYKRDKAVSLIIGNAKMYKAFNKLDLQKKVFPLPSNYNYTYKNTWGAARGWGGRRIHEGTDIFADHGVPVRSTSYGIVEMKGWNRYGGWRIGIRDINNTYHYYAHLNGFAKDLKLGQTVQPGTLIGSVGSTGYGPPGTSGKFPPHLHFGMYKDNGRTEWSFDPYPHLKNWEK from the coding sequence ATGAAAAAAGCAAGTTTTCACAGAATAAACAGCAAAAGCTTAACTTGGGAGGGAGTATTGTTGCTCAAATTGGCTGTCCTGTTTTTCCTGTGCTTTCCCTTGCTGGCGGTTCCTGCCGCAGCAGAGGAAACGAACCGCGATCAGCAAATGTACCAGCAGCGCATGCAGCTGTTTAAAAAGATGGAGGCCGTCACTTCCATCCCTTGGTATTATTACGCCGGCATAGATCAATATGAAAGAAATTTGCGCTTCGTTCGCAAGGATTTACCCAAGCCCAAAGATGGCATCTCCATCTACATACCAAAAGAAAAATGGACAGGGCTATTGAATCCGAACAAGGAGGATACCAGCCCGCTTACTATCGCCGCCTTTCAAGGGATCGGAGCGGATGGCAATGGCGATGGTTTGGCCGAGCGGATGAACAGCGAAGATATAATAGCAGCGGTCGGCCGTTACCTGCTGTCTTACGGCACGGATCACGACAGCATTAAAATCGCTTTATGGCGCTATTATAAGCGTGATAAAGCCGTAAGTCTAATCATTGGAAACGCCAAAATGTACAAAGCTTTCAATAAGTTGGATTTACAGAAAAAGGTATTCCCACTGCCATCCAATTACAACTACACCTACAAAAACACCTGGGGGGCCGCCCGCGGCTGGGGGGGCAGACGAATCCACGAAGGAACGGATATCTTTGCCGACCACGGAGTTCCTGTGCGCTCGACCAGCTATGGAATTGTCGAAATGAAGGGCTGGAACCGATATGGAGGCTGGAGAATCGGCATCCGCGATATTAACAACACCTATCACTATTACGCCCATTTAAACGGCTTTGCCAAAGACTTAAAACTGGGCCAAACCGTTCAGCCAGGCACATTGATCGGCAGCGTCGGCAGCACCGGATACGGACCGCCCGGAACATCCGGAAAATTCCCGCCCCATCTTCATTTTGGAATGTACAAAGACAACGGCCGAACCGAATGGTCATTCGACCCCTACCCCCACCTAAAAAACTGGGAAAAATAG
- the yunB gene encoding sporulation protein YunB gives MAAARKWKAKRGPLPLPYVLLITLILFSFSTAVSLWLINKNVKPTLIGYAQTETRKIAAMVISKAINKKVAHVMDINDIIETVPGDTTTTKFNTKIINRVMAETTNLVQLNLKEAERGNLQALELVSDVEIENEETENSEGIVYSVPLGQVTNNALLGNLGPRIPVRFHAIGDVKSNVKTQVKPYGINNAFVEVFIEIEVGVQIIVPFATELTTVKQDIPVAMGMIHGEVPEFYNGSGQGGNPSIQLPAN, from the coding sequence TTGGCTGCAGCGAGAAAATGGAAGGCTAAAAGAGGGCCGCTCCCTCTTCCGTACGTACTGCTGATCACATTGATCTTGTTCTCGTTTTCTACGGCGGTAAGTTTATGGCTGATCAATAAGAATGTCAAGCCAACGCTGATTGGGTATGCGCAAACGGAAACGAGAAAAATAGCGGCGATGGTAATCAGCAAAGCCATTAATAAAAAGGTTGCTCATGTGATGGACATTAACGATATTATCGAAACTGTGCCAGGCGATACGACCACGACCAAATTCAATACGAAAATTATTAACCGTGTGATGGCCGAGACGACAAATCTCGTACAATTAAATTTAAAAGAAGCGGAAAGAGGAAACCTGCAGGCGCTTGAGCTCGTGTCAGATGTGGAAATTGAAAATGAAGAAACGGAAAATTCGGAAGGAATCGTGTATTCCGTACCGCTCGGGCAAGTAACGAACAACGCGTTATTAGGAAACCTCGGACCCCGCATCCCAGTGCGATTTCATGCGATTGGCGATGTGAAATCCAACGTAAAGACCCAAGTCAAGCCGTATGGGATTAATAATGCATTTGTGGAAGTCTTCATTGAGATAGAAGTAGGTGTGCAAATTATCGTACCGTTTGCCACGGAATTAACAACCGTCAAACAAGATATTCCAGTGGCGATGGGCATGATTCATGGTGAAGTGCCAGAATTTTATAACGGCAGCGGCCAAGGAGGCAATCCGTCTATTCAGCTGCCCGCCAACTAA
- the lipA gene encoding lipoyl synthase encodes MKRVGNKEEYLRKPDWLKIKLNTNENYTGLKKMMREKQLHTVCEEAKCPNIHECWAVRRTATFMILGDICTRACRFCAVKTGLPTELDWKEPERVADSVQLMNLKHVVVTAVARDDLKDGGAAVFAETVRAIRRKNPFTSIEVLPSDMGGVEENLQTLMDARPDILNHNIETVRRMTPRVRARATYERSLEFLRRAKEMQPDIPTKSSIMIGVGETKEEIIEAMDDLRANHVDILTIGQYLQPSKKHLKVQKYYHPDEFAELREIAMSKGFSHCEAGPLVRSSYHADEQVNSAAKAKQEQGEVRA; translated from the coding sequence ATGAAGAGAGTGGGGAATAAAGAGGAATATTTACGTAAACCGGATTGGTTGAAAATAAAGCTGAACACGAATGAAAATTATACCGGCCTGAAGAAAATGATGCGTGAGAAACAATTACATACGGTTTGTGAAGAAGCGAAATGTCCGAATATTCATGAATGCTGGGCGGTTCGCCGTACGGCTACCTTTATGATCCTTGGTGATATCTGCACGCGCGCTTGCCGCTTCTGTGCCGTTAAAACTGGTCTTCCAACGGAGCTTGATTGGAAAGAGCCAGAGCGAGTGGCGGATTCTGTCCAATTAATGAATTTAAAGCACGTTGTGGTGACAGCGGTGGCACGCGATGATTTAAAAGACGGTGGCGCAGCGGTATTCGCGGAGACGGTGCGGGCGATTCGCCGGAAAAATCCATTTACATCAATTGAAGTGTTGCCTTCCGATATGGGAGGAGTCGAAGAGAATCTGCAAACGCTGATGGATGCTCGTCCGGATATTTTAAACCACAATATTGAAACGGTCAGACGCATGACTCCGAGAGTTCGTGCGCGTGCGACATATGAGCGTTCTCTTGAGTTTTTGCGCCGCGCGAAAGAAATGCAGCCGGATATACCGACCAAATCCAGCATTATGATTGGCGTTGGTGAGACAAAGGAAGAAATCATTGAAGCGATGGATGATCTGCGGGCCAATCACGTGGATATTCTAACTATTGGTCAGTATTTGCAGCCTTCGAAAAAGCATTTGAAAGTGCAAAAGTATTATCATCCCGATGAGTTTGCTGAACTGCGTGAAATCGCCATGTCCAAAGGGTTCAGCCACTGTGAAGCGGGGCCGCTCGTACGTTCCTCTTATCATGCGGATGAGCAGGTGAATTCTGCTGCTAAGGCGAAACAGGAGCAAGGGGAAGTTAGAGCATAG
- a CDS encoding cytosolic protein yields MTWSDHREKDEPYSDFSNVEASRNYLVPEQMPEGPYGSPRNKDEPVENKSTPWRKGQRYYSAFNYENKSLHQDLPRQIDGAHPPHDNPDERQEPSAQDIPPNT; encoded by the coding sequence ATGACGTGGAGCGATCACAGAGAAAAGGATGAGCCGTACAGCGATTTTTCAAACGTGGAAGCGAGCCGCAACTATTTAGTGCCAGAACAAATGCCGGAAGGTCCTTATGGATCGCCGCGCAATAAAGATGAGCCCGTTGAAAATAAATCGACACCTTGGAGAAAGGGCCAGCGGTATTACAGCGCCTTTAATTACGAGAATAAATCATTGCATCAGGATTTGCCTCGACAAATCGACGGGGCTCACCCGCCTCATGACAATCCCGATGAACGCCAGGAACCATCCGCTCAGGACATTCCGCCGAATACGTAA
- a CDS encoding Na+/H+ antiporter NhaC family protein: MENTVYSLLPPLLAILMVVLTRRVLLSLGIGILASAFLLADFHLGKTLSIMWEAASGNIYTKEEGWSTWNIYIILFLFILGVITAFINISGGSRAFGEWATKRVKTRAGAQMMSAVLGIIIFIDDYFNALAVGQISRPITDRHRISRAKLAYIIDSTSAPVCVVSPISSWGAYIIGIVGTVLASHQVTEVSAFSGFIQMIPMNLYVWVAIGLVFFSAVLQFDFGAMRKHEERALKTGKVLPEGKQAPGALKDDLPVSSNGRISDLMVPIIALIIGTISAMMWTGSQAVEGDMTLLKIFESTDVAKSLLYGGLFGLIIAVALFARQRMGKGIFLTGVWEGIKSMLPAVYILFFAWTIVTLIGQLETGTYLAGLVERSNLNIAFLPVILFLVAGIMAFSTGTSWGSFGILLPIAGEIAAATDASLILPAMASVLAGAVFGDHCSPISDTTILSATGAGSNHIDHVMTQIPYALLSAVISAIGYLVLGFTGSVWLALAVSLGLLVIVSLVLKGKQAMNPALES; the protein is encoded by the coding sequence ATGGAAAATACTGTTTATTCATTGCTGCCGCCGCTACTGGCGATTTTGATGGTCGTGCTGACCCGGCGAGTGCTGCTTTCTTTAGGGATAGGAATTCTCGCATCCGCGTTCTTGCTGGCCGACTTTCATTTGGGCAAAACGCTTAGCATTATGTGGGAAGCGGCATCAGGCAATATTTATACGAAAGAAGAAGGCTGGAGTACGTGGAATATTTATATTATCCTATTCTTGTTTATTTTAGGAGTTATCACGGCTTTCATTAATATTTCCGGGGGCAGCCGCGCGTTTGGCGAGTGGGCAACTAAGCGGGTCAAAACAAGAGCTGGCGCGCAAATGATGTCTGCTGTTCTAGGTATTATCATTTTTATTGATGATTATTTTAACGCGCTGGCCGTCGGGCAAATCTCCCGTCCGATTACGGACAGACACCGCATTTCCCGGGCCAAGCTCGCTTATATTATTGACTCTACTTCCGCCCCGGTGTGTGTCGTTTCACCGATTTCCAGCTGGGGAGCCTATATCATTGGAATTGTCGGAACTGTGCTTGCGTCTCACCAAGTGACGGAAGTGAGCGCGTTTTCTGGCTTTATTCAAATGATACCGATGAACTTGTATGTATGGGTGGCGATCGGGCTTGTATTCTTTTCAGCTGTTTTGCAATTTGACTTTGGAGCGATGCGCAAGCATGAAGAGCGTGCTCTAAAAACGGGTAAGGTTCTTCCGGAAGGCAAACAGGCGCCGGGTGCATTGAAAGACGATCTGCCAGTCAGCTCAAACGGACGCATCAGCGACTTGATGGTACCAATTATCGCCTTAATCATCGGCACGATTTCCGCTATGATGTGGACTGGCTCCCAAGCAGTTGAGGGAGACATGACCTTGCTGAAAATATTTGAAAGCACGGATGTAGCGAAATCCCTGCTGTATGGCGGCTTGTTTGGACTTATTATCGCCGTTGCCTTGTTTGCCCGCCAGCGCATGGGAAAAGGCATTTTTCTGACTGGCGTCTGGGAAGGGATTAAATCCATGCTGCCGGCTGTGTATATTTTATTTTTTGCTTGGACGATTGTGACATTGATTGGCCAACTGGAAACGGGAACGTATTTAGCCGGCTTAGTTGAACGATCCAATTTAAATATTGCTTTTCTGCCGGTGATCTTATTTTTAGTTGCCGGGATTATGGCCTTTTCTACAGGAACATCATGGGGGTCGTTCGGTATCCTGCTTCCTATTGCCGGGGAAATAGCGGCAGCAACGGATGCTTCGCTGATTCTGCCTGCTATGGCATCGGTGTTAGCTGGCGCAGTTTTTGGAGACCATTGTTCACCTATTTCTGATACGACCATTTTGTCAGCTACGGGAGCAGGAAGCAATCATATTGATCATGTGATGACGCAAATTCCATATGCGCTTTTATCAGCGGTCATTTCCGCCATCGGCTATCTTGTTCTGGGTTTTACTGGAAGTGTGTGGTTGGCCTTAGCGGTTTCCCTTGGATTACTAGTCATCGTATCGCTTGTGTTGAAAGGAAAGCAAGCGATGAACCCCGCTTTAGAATCTTAA
- a CDS encoding YhcN/YlaJ family sporulation lipoprotein: MKKSLLAAGLASFMLLSACNLNDQNRAAEGLYKENGNTINVRDRSDLYNMNGDRDNTRNIMTDNRSDDRFGYVRQQKSPIQGETVSYDSLYTMDRERTADAISKLSAALPTVNDSSVLVTDEEVLIAYDTDAKTAKERKEAADQVKRTAMSVVPRWYNVYVTDDTGLRRDIENIAPMGTNGKGSEDTIKRTVDLMKKSSPQGYTISDGNTNKMK, from the coding sequence TTGAAAAAATCATTATTAGCGGCAGGACTTGCGAGCTTCATGCTGTTAAGCGCTTGTAATTTAAACGATCAAAACCGGGCGGCCGAAGGATTATATAAAGAAAACGGCAACACCATTAACGTCCGCGACCGATCAGATCTTTATAATATGAATGGCGACCGGGATAACACCCGCAATATTATGACGGATAACCGCTCAGACGACAGGTTTGGTTATGTTCGCCAGCAAAAGAGCCCGATTCAAGGAGAAACCGTATCGTATGACAGTTTGTATACAATGGACCGCGAACGGACCGCTGATGCGATCAGTAAACTAAGCGCAGCTCTTCCAACGGTCAATGATAGCTCTGTGCTCGTGACAGACGAGGAAGTATTAATCGCTTATGATACTGACGCCAAAACGGCAAAAGAACGAAAAGAAGCAGCGGACCAAGTGAAAAGAACAGCCATGAGTGTAGTTCCACGCTGGTATAATGTGTATGTGACAGACGATACCGGCCTTCGCCGTGATATTGAAAACATCGCTCCAATGGGGACGAACGGCAAGGGCTCAGAAGATACGATCAAGCGCACCGTTGATTTAATGAAAAAAAGCTCCCCTCAAGGGTATACGATCTCTGACGGCAATACGAACAAGATGAAATAA
- a CDS encoding sodium-dependent transporter — MDQQRPIWGTRTGFILAAVGSAIGLGNIWRFPAVAYENGGGAFFLPYLFALLTAGIPLLIMEFTMGHKYRGSSPLTFARMNKKAEWLGWWQVAISFVVATFYSVIIGWALSYTIFSFNLSWGEDPKTFLLTDYLQVGSAGSFGGFVPQVLISLVVVWVIVLGVLIAGVKKGIEVATKVMIPLLVVMFLIVVVRALTLEGAAEGLNTFFKPDWSKLADGKVWIAAYGQIFFSLSIGFAIMLTYSSYLPKKSDITNNAFITGFSNSAFELLAGFGVFSALGFMAAQQGVGVEEVVDSGVILAFAVFPQIINEFPFANEWFGVLFFGSLVLAGLTSLISIVETFVAGVQEKFNVSRTKSVLVGGGLASLVSLLYATRGGLNFLDVIDYFINNFGVALAGLVEVILVAWVFKQLDSLKSHADAVSDIKLGAWWKICLSIITPIVLGYMMFDNFRQNLTGPYGDYPQSFINKYGWTAATGAILIGFAFMYMKPWKKEMLKTPASISTTKKEVS, encoded by the coding sequence ATGGATCAGCAACGGCCAATATGGGGTACGAGGACTGGATTTATTTTGGCAGCAGTGGGTTCGGCGATTGGTTTAGGAAATATTTGGAGGTTTCCGGCAGTCGCATATGAGAATGGAGGAGGCGCTTTCTTTCTGCCTTATTTATTTGCATTGCTGACAGCGGGGATTCCATTGCTCATTATGGAATTTACAATGGGGCATAAGTATCGCGGATCAAGCCCGCTGACATTTGCGCGCATGAATAAGAAAGCTGAATGGCTCGGCTGGTGGCAGGTGGCGATTTCTTTTGTGGTAGCAACATTCTATTCCGTGATCATCGGCTGGGCTTTATCGTACACTATATTTTCTTTTAATCTTTCATGGGGAGAAGATCCTAAGACGTTTTTGTTAACGGATTATTTGCAAGTGGGAAGCGCCGGATCCTTCGGCGGGTTTGTCCCTCAAGTGCTGATTTCTTTAGTGGTTGTCTGGGTGATCGTGCTGGGGGTTTTGATAGCCGGGGTGAAGAAGGGGATTGAAGTGGCCACGAAGGTAATGATTCCCTTGCTTGTCGTGATGTTCTTAATCGTCGTCGTTCGGGCATTAACGCTGGAGGGAGCGGCAGAAGGATTAAACACCTTCTTTAAACCGGATTGGTCTAAGCTTGCTGACGGAAAAGTATGGATTGCTGCTTACGGCCAAATCTTCTTTAGCTTATCGATTGGCTTTGCTATTATGCTGACATACTCCAGCTATCTTCCAAAAAAGTCGGACATTACAAACAATGCTTTTATTACAGGTTTCAGCAACTCAGCCTTTGAATTGCTTGCCGGTTTCGGCGTATTTTCCGCCTTAGGTTTTATGGCGGCGCAGCAAGGAGTTGGGGTAGAGGAAGTGGTGGACAGCGGCGTTATACTCGCTTTTGCCGTTTTCCCGCAAATCATTAACGAATTTCCATTTGCAAACGAATGGTTTGGCGTTTTATTCTTCGGCTCATTAGTGTTGGCGGGCTTAACTTCGCTGATCTCCATCGTGGAAACATTTGTTGCCGGCGTTCAGGAGAAGTTCAATGTTTCCCGTACGAAATCGGTGCTGGTAGGCGGCGGGCTGGCCTCTCTGGTTTCTTTGCTGTACGCGACAAGAGGCGGATTGAATTTCCTTGATGTGATTGACTATTTCATTAATAACTTCGGCGTAGCGCTGGCCGGATTGGTGGAAGTGATTCTTGTAGCTTGGGTGTTTAAGCAGCTGGATTCTTTAAAGAGTCATGCTGATGCCGTATCGGATATAAAGCTGGGCGCTTGGTGGAAAATTTGTTTGAGCATTATTACTCCTATCGTGCTTGGTTATATGATGTTCGATAATTTCCGCCAAAATTTGACCGGCCCTTATGGTGATTACCCTCAAAGCTTTATCAACAAATATGGCTGGACGGCGGCAACCGGAGCGATCCTTATTGGCTTTGCCTTTATGTATATGAAGCCATGGAAGAAAGAAATGCTGAAGACGCCGGCTTCGATTTCAACGACTAAGAAGGAGGTCTCCTAA
- a CDS encoding bifunctional metallophosphatase/5'-nucleotidase, with translation MRKTIHIYHTNDLHSHFENWPRIRRFLQERKSWHQEAGEEVFLFDLGDHVDRSHPLTEGTLGQANVELLNQAQVNAGTIGNNEGITLPKEALDRLYQRADFPVVVANLYDSDGGRPSWARPSYLFEMANGMKLGVTGVTAFFQASYEELGWKLSHPHDELKQQVVQLKQQADMIIVLSHLGIHDDEKIAADHADVDVVLGAHTHHLLHEGKDIHGTLLAAAGKFGYYVGHVELEIDLETKSIVSKKASVYRTSEELEAPPGEKEQIEQFYEQGKKSLQQPVVQLPSPLSCCWFEPSELPSILCEALTEWCEADCGFLNAGVVLDGLEAGMVTRYDLHRILPHPINPCAVELTGAELKEVMKQTFNEEWPHLTVKGLGFRGKVMGQFVFDRMEADMKRYLFRVNGRDIVAGRTYRLATLDMFTYGYFFPQLQRAASKKYFMPEFLRDVLEWKLLQLNSQSK, from the coding sequence TTGAGGAAAACAATTCATATTTATCATACAAACGATCTCCATAGCCATTTTGAGAACTGGCCGCGTATTCGCCGCTTTTTACAAGAAAGAAAAAGCTGGCATCAGGAAGCAGGGGAAGAAGTATTTTTATTTGATCTCGGTGATCATGTCGACCGTTCCCATCCGCTGACAGAGGGCACGCTTGGTCAAGCTAACGTCGAGCTGCTGAATCAGGCGCAAGTGAACGCTGGGACGATCGGCAATAATGAAGGAATTACTTTGCCGAAGGAAGCGCTTGATCGGCTGTATCAGCGGGCGGACTTTCCAGTTGTTGTGGCTAATCTGTACGATTCGGATGGCGGCCGTCCTTCCTGGGCTCGCCCGTCTTATCTGTTTGAAATGGCAAATGGAATGAAATTGGGCGTGACAGGGGTGACGGCTTTTTTTCAAGCATCCTATGAGGAACTGGGCTGGAAGCTTTCTCATCCGCATGATGAGCTGAAGCAGCAGGTGGTTCAATTGAAGCAGCAAGCGGATATGATCATTGTCCTGTCCCACTTAGGCATTCATGATGATGAAAAAATCGCCGCGGACCATGCAGATGTGGATGTCGTGCTGGGTGCTCATACCCATCATTTGCTTCATGAAGGCAAAGATATACACGGTACATTGCTGGCGGCTGCCGGGAAATTTGGCTATTATGTCGGTCATGTGGAGCTGGAGATCGACTTGGAAACGAAAAGCATCGTCTCTAAAAAAGCAAGCGTTTATCGAACGAGTGAAGAGCTGGAGGCGCCTCCAGGAGAGAAGGAGCAAATTGAGCAATTCTATGAGCAGGGCAAAAAATCGCTGCAGCAGCCAGTCGTTCAATTGCCGAGCCCGCTTAGCTGCTGCTGGTTTGAGCCTTCTGAGCTTCCGTCCATTCTTTGTGAGGCGCTTACGGAATGGTGCGAAGCCGATTGCGGATTTTTAAATGCCGGCGTCGTGCTTGATGGGCTGGAGGCCGGAATGGTTACGAGATATGATCTTCACCGCATTCTGCCCCATCCGATAAATCCATGCGCCGTGGAGCTGACCGGCGCGGAGCTAAAAGAAGTGATGAAGCAGACATTTAATGAAGAATGGCCGCACTTAACAGTGAAAGGGCTTGGCTTTCGCGGGAAAGTCATGGGACAATTTGTCTTTGACCGCATGGAAGCGGATATGAAGCGCTACTTGTTTCGAGTCAACGGACGCGACATCGTTGCCGGCAGAACCTACCGGCTAGCAACATTGGATATGTTTACGTACGGCTATTTCTTTCCGCAGCTGCAGCGGGCGGCTAGTAAAAAGTATTTTATGCCTGAATTTTTGCGCGACGTCTTGGAATGGAAGCTGCTCCAGCTGAATTCTCAATCAAAATGA
- the hepT gene encoding type VII toxin-antitoxin system HepT family RNase toxin: protein MYFVDRQKIEETLKFMEEQLSLFAQQSNFETALEQAALERIAHTVIESMLDVGNAMIDGFIMRDPGSYEDIITILDDENVISHEMTASLKEIVSLRKMIIQQYKNIEHKEVERLFRQHFTSLQRFPEKVRAYLTDELGPVSAFIP, encoded by the coding sequence GTGTATTTCGTGGATCGTCAGAAGATCGAAGAGACATTGAAATTTATGGAAGAACAGCTGTCTTTGTTTGCGCAACAGTCAAACTTTGAAACAGCGCTGGAGCAGGCGGCGTTGGAACGCATTGCCCATACAGTTATTGAATCTATGCTGGATGTAGGCAACGCGATGATTGACGGATTCATTATGAGAGATCCGGGCAGCTATGAGGATATTATCACCATCCTGGATGATGAGAACGTTATTTCCCATGAGATGACGGCTTCGCTTAAAGAGATCGTGAGCCTGCGAAAAATGATTATTCAGCAATATAAGAATATTGAGCATAAAGAAGTGGAACGATTATTCCGCCAACATTTCACTTCTTTGCAGCGTTTTCCGGAAAAGGTAAGAGCGTATTTGACTGATGAATTGGGACCGGTTTCAGCCTTTATACCTTAA